The Sporosarcina ureae genome includes a region encoding these proteins:
- a CDS encoding tripartite tricarboxylate transporter permease encodes MSFLDFDFTTLLTLSNLIAIFVGTIVGLIIGALPGLGATMAVIFLLPFTYTMEPVAAVLLLLAAFQAAEYGGSISAITLGIPGTPAAVATAQDGIPLARNESPGKALGISLNASVIGGIVGALCLIFFTEPFANFALRLSDPEFFLLGLMGLIAVASISTKGEMTKSLISVVLGLMVGTIGMDMFTGQPRFIMGQLELMEGLGIVALLIGIFAIPEILRVVKDDLHTQFASQASNLSTKLTRKDMKTIAKPAGVGSTIGTISGLLPGLGTVAAAWFSYIAAKKLSKSPETFGKGNPEGIAAPESANNASVGGALIPLFALGIPGSVGIAVVMSAFIVHGIQPGPRIFTKDPTLTYGILYGFLLTTLALYIIGRFLTPLFARVLVVPNSFLMPIVYVIAIIGGFSATSRYFDIWLSLILGLISLLFVLSRFSIAAFVMAFVLSPVIEVGLRRSLLISGGSYSIFFTRPISLILLIIIILMLMTPVFRKLGERRKRNKLDSN; translated from the coding sequence TTGAGTTTTTTAGACTTTGATTTCACAACTTTGTTAACGCTTTCAAATTTAATAGCAATATTTGTTGGAACTATCGTAGGATTAATTATTGGAGCATTACCAGGGCTAGGTGCAACAATGGCAGTAATTTTTTTACTACCATTTACTTATACAATGGAACCAGTAGCTGCTGTTTTGTTATTGCTAGCAGCCTTCCAAGCAGCCGAATATGGTGGGTCTATATCTGCAATTACATTAGGTATACCGGGAACTCCGGCAGCAGTAGCAACTGCTCAAGATGGTATACCCCTAGCAAGAAATGAATCTCCAGGTAAAGCTTTGGGAATCTCACTAAATGCGAGTGTAATTGGAGGAATTGTAGGCGCGCTGTGTTTAATTTTTTTTACAGAACCATTTGCAAATTTTGCGTTAAGACTATCAGATCCGGAATTTTTCTTGTTAGGCTTGATGGGATTGATTGCAGTAGCGTCAATCAGTACGAAAGGTGAAATGACAAAAAGTCTCATCTCGGTTGTTCTTGGATTAATGGTAGGCACAATCGGTATGGACATGTTTACCGGTCAACCTCGTTTTATTATGGGGCAATTGGAACTAATGGAAGGTTTAGGAATTGTCGCTTTACTAATTGGAATATTTGCGATTCCTGAAATTTTGAGAGTGGTAAAGGACGATTTACACACTCAATTTGCCTCTCAAGCGAGTAATCTCTCGACAAAGTTAACAAGGAAAGATATGAAGACGATTGCTAAACCAGCTGGAGTAGGTTCAACAATCGGGACAATTTCAGGTTTATTACCGGGATTAGGAACTGTAGCGGCTGCATGGTTCTCATATATTGCCGCTAAAAAATTATCCAAAAGTCCCGAAACGTTTGGGAAGGGAAACCCGGAAGGTATTGCTGCACCTGAATCGGCAAATAACGCGTCAGTTGGTGGAGCGCTTATCCCGTTATTTGCACTAGGGATTCCAGGTTCAGTAGGAATAGCAGTAGTTATGAGTGCATTTATCGTCCACGGTATCCAACCAGGTCCACGAATCTTTACAAAAGATCCTACATTAACATATGGCATACTATACGGTTTCTTACTAACAACACTTGCATTATACATAATTGGAAGATTTCTTACTCCTTTATTTGCAAGAGTGTTAGTAGTACCAAATTCTTTTCTTATGCCAATTGTTTATGTAATCGCTATAATTGGTGGATTTTCAGCTACTAGCAGATATTTTGATATATGGTTATCGCTAATTCTAGGGCTTATTTCACTTCTTTTTGTTCTATCCCGCTTCTCAATTGCTGCATTTGTTATGGCTTTTGTATTGAGTCCGGTCATTGAAGTTGGGTTAAGGCGATCTTTATTAATTTCGGGAGGTAGCTACTCTATTTTCTTTACAAGACCCATTTCATTAATATTACTAATCATCATTATTTTAATGTTAATGACACCGGTGTTTCGAAAGCTTGGTGAACGACGAAAACGAAATAAATTAGACAGTAATTAA
- a CDS encoding type IA DNA topoisomerase, whose amino-acid sequence MKPVILAEKPSQAKAYADAFTTRKHDGYTEIQPCQTFPQGAFITWGVGHLVELKEPHTYNPAWKRWSLGNLPILPERYEFQVAPGKYKQFQVVKKLIRATDHVINACDVDREGSNIFYSIYYMTGARNQKIERLWINSLESDEVRKGFENLRDNRQDLQLYEEAKARQISDWLVGMNGSRLYTLLLKAKGVQEVFPIGRVQSPTVYLIYQRQREIETFVSEPFFEAEAIFTAEKGIYKGKAKLKEPKRELIAEALNSRNITKRTPGVITELTNTDKRTPPPQLHSLSTLQATANRRWKASPATVLKTMQTLYEKKLVSYPRTDTRHITPSEFTYLEAAIEDYQKLIDQPFEVASRTPKKRYVDSSKVQEHYAIIPTKKLPTSAALTKLSPLERNLYEEVIRTTLAMFHRDYLYTETKVTTDVNGLPFFTTGKTERDKGWKELFVAPKRAKDSEEPALPPLEPKEAVQSEISIKEGATQPPKPYTEGQLIAMMKTCGKLVEDQSETNILKEIEGLGTEATRSGIIETIKKHGYISVSKNIVSITDKGRVLCQTIEGSLLASPSMTAKWETYLKKIGNGEGTGQHFLGSVSKFIQKLIEDVPVQLEKQTIDIVLPPRPSSGKGSYTRTEVAPCPRCGKGNIIEHPKFYGCSNYKNGCKQTFPGLFLKKKLTVPQVKLLCTKGQTNVIKGFTSADGKKFDASLELKDGKLNLVFM is encoded by the coding sequence ATGAAACCAGTCATCCTAGCAGAAAAACCATCCCAGGCCAAAGCCTACGCGGATGCATTCACTACCCGCAAACATGACGGCTATACAGAAATACAACCATGCCAAACATTTCCACAAGGTGCCTTCATTACGTGGGGCGTCGGTCATCTAGTAGAGTTAAAAGAACCACATACATACAACCCTGCATGGAAGCGCTGGTCGCTTGGCAACCTGCCTATTTTGCCGGAGCGATACGAGTTTCAAGTTGCCCCGGGAAAGTATAAGCAATTTCAGGTCGTTAAGAAGCTCATTCGTGCAACAGATCATGTCATTAATGCATGTGACGTGGATCGTGAAGGATCCAATATCTTTTACTCCATCTACTACATGACCGGGGCTCGCAACCAGAAGATTGAGCGACTATGGATTAACTCGCTGGAATCGGATGAAGTACGTAAAGGCTTTGAGAATCTACGGGATAATCGACAAGATCTACAACTCTATGAAGAAGCAAAAGCACGGCAAATCAGCGACTGGCTCGTAGGCATGAATGGTTCTAGGCTCTATACATTGCTGTTGAAAGCCAAAGGAGTTCAGGAAGTGTTCCCTATTGGTCGTGTTCAATCACCCACCGTTTATTTAATCTATCAACGCCAGCGTGAGATTGAGACATTCGTCTCAGAACCATTTTTTGAAGCTGAAGCTATATTTACTGCAGAAAAAGGAATATATAAAGGAAAAGCTAAATTAAAAGAACCGAAGCGAGAATTAATTGCAGAAGCCTTAAACAGTCGTAATATCACCAAGCGGACTCCTGGCGTCATTACCGAGTTAACGAACACAGATAAACGAACACCACCGCCACAATTGCACTCCCTTTCTACCTTACAGGCGACTGCCAATAGACGGTGGAAAGCGAGTCCTGCGACTGTATTAAAAACGATGCAAACTCTATATGAAAAAAAACTCGTCTCGTATCCAAGAACAGATACAAGGCATATTACACCGAGCGAATTCACATATTTGGAAGCGGCAATAGAAGACTATCAGAAGTTGATTGACCAGCCATTTGAGGTGGCATCACGTACACCGAAAAAACGCTATGTGGACAGCTCAAAAGTTCAAGAGCACTACGCAATCATTCCAACGAAAAAACTACCTACATCCGCAGCACTGACAAAGTTGTCACCTCTCGAACGTAATCTGTATGAAGAAGTCATTCGAACGACGCTAGCTATGTTCCACCGTGATTATTTGTATACCGAAACAAAGGTCACTACTGACGTCAACGGATTGCCGTTCTTTACGACAGGTAAGACTGAACGTGATAAAGGTTGGAAAGAGCTTTTCGTTGCACCAAAGAGAGCAAAGGATTCCGAAGAACCCGCCTTACCTCCACTTGAGCCCAAGGAGGCCGTACAAAGTGAAATCAGCATAAAAGAAGGTGCAACTCAGCCACCCAAACCTTACACTGAAGGCCAGCTGATTGCGATGATGAAAACATGTGGGAAATTGGTGGAAGATCAAAGTGAGACGAATATCTTAAAAGAAATAGAAGGCCTTGGAACCGAAGCTACACGGAGTGGGATTATCGAGACGATTAAAAAGCACGGCTATATTTCTGTATCCAAAAACATTGTTTCTATCACCGATAAAGGACGTGTACTATGCCAGACCATTGAAGGTAGTCTTCTTGCTAGTCCTTCTATGACAGCGAAGTGGGAAACGTATTTAAAGAAAATAGGAAATGGTGAAGGTACAGGTCAGCACTTTTTAGGTAGCGTATCGAAGTTTATCCAAAAACTGATTGAAGATGTACCTGTTCAGCTCGAAAAACAGACGATCGATATCGTGCTACCTCCACGTCCCTCATCGGGCAAAGGTTCCTATACACGAACTGAAGTAGCTCCCTGTCCACGATGCGGTAAAGGAAATATTATTGAACATCCAAAATTCTATGGCTGTAGTAACTATAAAAATGGTTGTAAGCAAACGTTCCCAGGGCTCTTCTTGAAAAAGAAACTAACGGTGCCCCAAGTAAAATTGCTTTGTACTAAAGGACAAACGAATGTCATCAAAGGCTTCACTTCAGCCGATGGGAAAAAGTTTGATGCTTCCTTGGAGCTAAAAGACGGTAAACTAAACTTAGTCTTTATGTAA
- a CDS encoding ATP-binding protein, with protein MNKKFWLIVPFFIVILIAFRLIWIDSNQRTYTVTAENGVIDLRGMGDLSEDILLNGEWQFYAEEFITPGESSKKVPSLIQVPADWQEQFSGNTSYGYGTYRLKIYLDRDDTNIYRLYAKDIVSASRFFVNGEEKVQLGKTATNRKQEEVDYRPQTLQLESKAGEIELLIHVSNFHSLKTGGIIQPMKFGEWSAAERSVFKEYGWQLALMSIICLHSVYSFLIYLLFSRRKEMLYLALSFLSVAIAIAIADDKLLLYFFPEISFATWSKMNILVYSGAAYLVVLYTRALVDTVKHPFSKKGRYYFRIIGIGYGIFVMLTLLSVEIDVLFLYALMILIPLPTPFLMYRLSKREKENFIFFLLAAISLMSSTIWGLYKAQVMPELPYYPFDMLISIILFGLFWFKRFFMETEKSHNLAASLQEEIQQKDEFLANTSHELRNPLHGILNITQTIYDSEQDKLSHETKRNLETLLSVGRQMTIILNDLLDREHLKDDKFRLNQQNIKILPVLINVFDTLTFMKEGKSVLLEHSIPVQFPNIKADENRIYQILLNLVHNAIKFSTEGTVHVSAEVQNKMAVIRVSDEGIGMSPEDANIIFKPYKQAESGIASTGGGGLGLGLSICKQLIEMHGGEIRVETKEEKGSTFTFTLPLSEDQQQKDNIPVPDMVQQKLELTDSVSSPANNATERILVVDDDPMNLQIIKQMLKADGYLVVTCTSAKEALKAIERDRWSLVISDVMMPYMSGYELTRELRKGFLMAELPILLLTARTQQIDIQMGFEAGANDYVRKPVEKIELIMRVRALTNLNQTIAERIQMEAAWLQAQIHPHFLFNTLNTISALGEIDPEKMVKLLDKFGTYLEQSFTIQNLASTVSLEKELELVEAYIYIEKQRYGDRLQVEMDIAPVQVEVPPLSIQTLVENAVEHGVLKRPEGGTVWIKVSERDDAVDISISDNGLGMEQDLVTLLQDDTNMQAGVGLPNTHKRLRQLGYSGLTIDSIPNIGTVIQFSIKR; from the coding sequence GTGAATAAAAAGTTTTGGCTGATTGTTCCTTTTTTTATCGTGATTTTAATTGCTTTTCGATTAATCTGGATCGATTCTAACCAAAGGACTTACACAGTCACGGCTGAAAATGGAGTGATAGATCTACGGGGGATGGGTGATTTATCTGAGGATATATTGCTAAACGGAGAATGGCAGTTTTATGCGGAAGAGTTTATTACTCCAGGCGAAAGTTCCAAAAAGGTACCATCATTGATTCAAGTACCCGCTGATTGGCAAGAACAATTTTCAGGTAACACGTCCTACGGTTATGGAACATATCGTTTGAAGATTTATTTAGATCGAGATGATACGAATATCTATCGATTGTATGCGAAGGACATCGTGTCTGCTTCACGTTTTTTTGTGAATGGTGAAGAAAAAGTACAACTCGGAAAAACAGCAACGAATAGGAAGCAGGAAGAAGTCGACTATCGTCCCCAGACATTGCAGCTAGAAAGTAAAGCAGGAGAAATTGAACTTCTCATTCATGTATCGAATTTCCATTCATTAAAGACAGGTGGTATCATACAGCCGATGAAGTTTGGAGAGTGGTCGGCTGCAGAGCGATCTGTATTTAAGGAATATGGCTGGCAACTTGCACTTATGTCTATTATATGTTTGCATAGCGTATATTCATTTCTAATTTATCTCCTGTTCTCACGGAGGAAGGAGATGTTATACCTCGCTTTGTCTTTTCTTTCTGTTGCCATCGCTATTGCCATAGCAGATGATAAGTTACTGTTGTATTTTTTCCCCGAAATTTCATTTGCAACTTGGTCAAAAATGAATATACTCGTCTATTCAGGTGCTGCTTATTTAGTAGTATTGTATACTAGAGCTTTAGTAGATACTGTAAAACATCCCTTCAGCAAGAAGGGACGCTATTATTTCCGAATTATAGGTATAGGATATGGGATATTTGTTATGTTGACGCTGTTGTCAGTAGAAATTGATGTACTATTTCTCTATGCGTTGATGATTTTAATCCCCTTGCCGACTCCATTTCTTATGTACCGGTTATCAAAACGCGAAAAGGAGAATTTTATCTTCTTTTTACTTGCAGCAATTAGTTTGATGTCCAGTACTATATGGGGGTTGTATAAGGCACAAGTAATGCCAGAATTACCATATTACCCGTTTGACATGCTAATTAGTATTATACTATTTGGATTGTTTTGGTTTAAACGATTTTTCATGGAAACAGAGAAAAGTCATAACCTAGCCGCTTCTCTACAAGAAGAAATTCAGCAAAAGGATGAGTTTCTGGCCAATACATCGCATGAATTACGGAATCCTCTTCATGGCATCTTGAATATTACGCAGACAATCTATGATAGTGAACAGGACAAATTGTCGCATGAAACAAAGCGTAATCTGGAAACGCTTCTATCTGTTGGTCGACAGATGACGATAATTTTGAATGATTTGCTAGATAGAGAGCACTTGAAAGATGACAAGTTCCGACTGAACCAGCAAAATATAAAAATCTTACCGGTTCTGATCAATGTCTTTGATACACTTACGTTTATGAAAGAGGGTAAATCTGTATTACTTGAACACTCAATTCCGGTTCAATTTCCTAACATCAAGGCGGATGAAAACCGAATATATCAAATTCTACTTAATTTAGTTCATAATGCAATCAAGTTTTCAACTGAGGGAACTGTTCATGTTTCAGCTGAAGTGCAGAATAAAATGGCCGTTATTCGGGTCTCCGATGAAGGTATTGGGATGTCTCCAGAGGATGCAAATATAATATTCAAACCTTATAAGCAGGCGGAATCTGGCATTGCTTCCACGGGTGGAGGGGGATTGGGGCTAGGACTAAGTATTTGTAAACAATTGATTGAGATGCATGGAGGAGAGATAAGAGTAGAAACGAAAGAGGAGAAGGGTTCTACTTTCACATTTACACTACCTCTTTCAGAAGATCAACAACAAAAGGACAATATTCCTGTTCCAGATATGGTTCAACAAAAATTAGAACTTACAGATTCAGTATCAAGTCCAGCAAATAATGCTACCGAACGTATTTTAGTCGTTGACGATGATCCAATGAATCTTCAAATTATTAAGCAGATGTTAAAAGCGGACGGATATTTAGTTGTAACGTGTACCTCTGCAAAAGAAGCGCTCAAAGCGATTGAACGGGATCGTTGGAGTCTAGTGATATCGGATGTTATGATGCCTTACATGTCGGGTTACGAGCTAACACGTGAGTTACGTAAAGGATTTTTAATGGCGGAGCTCCCCATTCTATTGTTAACTGCTCGGACCCAGCAAATAGATATTCAAATGGGATTTGAAGCAGGAGCTAATGATTATGTTAGGAAGCCAGTAGAGAAGATTGAATTGATCATGCGTGTACGGGCGTTGACGAATCTAAATCAGACGATTGCTGAGCGGATACAAATGGAAGCGGCATGGTTACAGGCACAAATACATCCCCACTTCCTATTCAATACACTCAATACAATTAGTGCACTTGGCGAGATTGATCCGGAAAAAATGGTGAAGTTATTAGATAAATTTGGCACCTATTTGGAGCAAAGTTTTACAATTCAAAATCTCGCATCGACTGTCTCGCTAGAGAAAGAACTTGAACTAGTAGAAGCATATATATATATTGAGAAGCAACGTTACGGAGACCGTTTGCAAGTTGAGATGGATATTGCGCCAGTCCAAGTTGAAGTGCCACCCCTATCCATCCAAACACTAGTGGAAAATGCGGTAGAACATGGTGTTCTGAAGCGACCCGAAGGTGGTACGGTGTGGATTAAAGTATCGGAACGTGACGATGCGGTAGATATATCGATTTCTGATAACGGATTGGGAATGGAACAAGACTTGGTGACGCTTCTGCAAGATGATACAAATATGCAAGCGGGTGTGGGCTTACCAAATACGCATAAACGGCTTCGCCAGTTAGGATATTCAGGATTAACCATTGATAGTATACCAAATATTGGGACGGTCATCCAATTCTCTATAAAAAGATAA
- the cls gene encoding cardiolipin synthase has product MKFGNILTLLLSIVTILNILLLAWVLFIERRDVGNTWAWIMVLVFLPIFGFFIYLFFGRSLKQKNFYNLSVAERKAEKTEVDKQLRPENLARLESNPLLKEHTELIHMNLKSSHALLSKDNHIEIFDDGHKKFAAMFEDISSATKEINIQYYIIQSDSLGIRLRDLLIQKAKEGVKVRLLYDEVGSKKTPPRFYNELRAVGGGVEVFFPSMFRLINFRVNNRNHRKLCIIDGEIAYIGGFNVGDEYLGLDKKFGYWRDTHLRIRGGAVNHIQGKFILDWHQASKKELGDLREYLFQTEEQNGTSPVQIVSSGPNSETEHLKNMYIKLLLSAKKTVYIQTPYFIPDTSFMDACKIALLSGIDVQIMIPCKPDHPFVYWATWSYVGDLLDYGAKILLYENGFLHAKTIVVDEEVSVVGTMNIDSRSFRLNFEVTAIVYDKKVAKQLTDLFSQDTKLSSELTKERYEERSLLIKFKQSISRLLSPVL; this is encoded by the coding sequence ATGAAATTCGGTAATATCCTTACACTGCTCTTATCTATCGTCACAATCCTTAATATTCTACTATTAGCATGGGTTTTATTTATCGAAAGAAGGGATGTAGGAAATACGTGGGCATGGATTATGGTTCTAGTATTCCTTCCCATTTTCGGCTTTTTTATTTACCTGTTCTTTGGACGAAGTTTAAAACAAAAAAATTTCTATAACCTTTCCGTTGCAGAAAGAAAAGCTGAAAAAACGGAAGTGGACAAACAACTGCGACCAGAAAACTTGGCCAGACTAGAAAGCAATCCGTTATTAAAAGAACATACCGAATTAATCCACATGAATCTGAAATCTTCTCATGCACTGCTCTCCAAGGATAATCATATTGAAATCTTTGACGACGGACACAAAAAGTTTGCTGCAATGTTTGAAGATATTAGCTCTGCAACAAAAGAGATCAATATCCAGTATTACATTATTCAATCCGATTCTCTCGGCATTAGATTGCGTGATCTGTTGATTCAAAAAGCGAAAGAGGGAGTAAAAGTACGGCTCTTGTATGATGAGGTAGGCTCGAAGAAAACACCGCCCAGGTTCTATAATGAATTACGTGCAGTGGGTGGAGGAGTGGAAGTATTTTTTCCATCCATGTTCCGACTAATAAATTTCCGTGTAAATAATCGAAATCACCGAAAGCTGTGTATCATCGATGGTGAAATTGCGTATATTGGTGGTTTCAATGTTGGAGATGAGTATCTTGGTCTTGATAAGAAATTTGGTTATTGGCGCGATACCCACCTCAGAATTAGGGGTGGTGCGGTCAATCATATTCAAGGGAAATTCATTCTAGATTGGCATCAAGCAAGTAAAAAAGAGCTGGGGGATTTGAGAGAATACTTGTTCCAGACTGAAGAACAGAACGGCACAAGCCCAGTGCAAATCGTTTCAAGTGGGCCGAATTCCGAGACGGAACACTTAAAAAATATGTACATCAAATTATTACTATCTGCTAAAAAAACTGTCTATATACAGACACCGTACTTTATTCCAGATACAAGTTTTATGGATGCCTGCAAGATTGCATTGTTATCAGGGATTGATGTGCAGATTATGATTCCATGTAAGCCAGATCATCCTTTTGTCTACTGGGCGACTTGGTCGTATGTCGGTGATTTGCTGGATTATGGTGCGAAAATATTGTTATATGAGAACGGCTTTTTACACGCGAAGACGATTGTAGTGGATGAGGAAGTGTCGGTAGTAGGGACTATGAATATCGATTCACGGAGCTTCCGATTAAATTTTGAAGTGACTGCGATTGTCTATGATAAGAAGGTAGCAAAACAACTGACAGACTTATTTAGTCAAGACACGAAACTTAGTTCTGAGCTAACGAAAGAACGTTATGAAGAGCGATCATTACTGATTAAGTTTAAGCAATCAATTTCTCGGTTATTGTCACCAGTACTGTAA
- a CDS encoding GGDEF domain-containing protein, which translates to MASSNFIYDLDKEGYPSGKFKNMSNGFYQVPIASFDGTSKGYSRDVEKEMLYWRKLACQDDLTKLPNRRAFYFIIESYLQKVEHRSEKVVFFYIDINQFKLINDTYGHSGADEILRELGSRLQTLSLTKEVFHFSGDEFVIIYRYQDNFQSRLSEIQSICDKPFKLANEEIDIRISIGASLYPTHSTDVATLLQYADSAMYVAKRSKSNTFCLYH; encoded by the coding sequence ATGGCTTCTTCAAATTTCATATATGATTTAGATAAAGAAGGATATCCTTCAGGTAAATTTAAGAATATGTCAAATGGGTTTTACCAAGTACCCATTGCAAGTTTTGACGGAACCTCAAAAGGATATAGTCGGGATGTAGAAAAAGAAATGCTTTATTGGCGAAAACTTGCTTGTCAAGATGATTTGACGAAATTGCCAAACCGGAGAGCATTCTACTTCATTATTGAATCCTATCTTCAAAAAGTAGAGCATCGATCAGAAAAGGTCGTGTTTTTTTATATAGATATTAATCAATTTAAGTTGATTAATGATACGTACGGACATAGTGGAGCGGATGAAATATTGAGGGAACTAGGCAGCCGATTGCAGACATTGTCTCTTACGAAAGAAGTTTTTCATTTTAGTGGAGACGAGTTTGTCATCATCTATCGTTATCAAGATAATTTTCAATCAAGACTTAGTGAAATCCAATCCATTTGTGATAAACCATTTAAATTGGCTAATGAAGAGATAGATATACGTATTAGTATTGGAGCAAGCTTATATCCAACGCACAGTACAGATGTTGCTACATTGCTTCAATACGCTGATTCAGCTATGTATGTGGCAAAACGAAGTAAAAGTAATACATTTTGTTTGTATCACTAA
- a CDS encoding tripartite tricarboxylate transporter TctB family protein: protein MNSKALSLILLVATGSIGVIYYLSTNSLRRLTGSSSNEIGADYFPRLLAIILVALTVLSIIQTLLEKESEKIDLGNWKMVVATLILTPIYISLWVFVGYFYIITFVFLFGLIYIYQADRKSKRMLIINTITTSSVLVMIYVFFGLLLDVTF, encoded by the coding sequence TTGAATTCAAAAGCGTTGTCCTTAATTTTGTTAGTAGCGACTGGTTCGATAGGTGTCATATATTATCTTTCGACTAACAGTCTTAGAAGATTGACAGGTTCAAGCTCTAATGAAATAGGAGCAGATTACTTTCCAAGGCTATTGGCAATAATTCTTGTTGCTTTAACAGTCTTAAGCATAATACAAACACTTTTAGAAAAAGAAAGTGAGAAGATAGATTTAGGAAACTGGAAAATGGTTGTAGCCACTTTAATTCTTACACCTATATACATTTCTTTATGGGTGTTTGTCGGTTACTTCTATATTATAACATTTGTATTTTTATTCGGTCTGATATATATATATCAAGCAGATAGAAAGTCAAAGAGAATGTTGATTATAAATACTATTACTACATCCTCTGTTCTTGTCATGATATATGTGTTTTTCGGTTTACTTTTAGACGTAACATTTTAG
- a CDS encoding response regulator has translation MIRAILVDDEPLALQLLAHKLATFTGVQVVKTFTNPLHLLDDIQDLSFNVAFLDISMPGMDGIDLADHLLSIDPTIKIVFVSAYRDYAIQAFELNSIDYLLKPLKNERLENTIARLTHSLSSVFVPQTESGELLQIQCFQEFIVQYKQEVVKWKTIKIKELFAFFLTYHKESIHRDVLIETLWPDTEYAKAKIQLHTALSHLRKTLESLGFSKVIVFTNQSYSMKLSNFYCDALEMEKLVQQHTVATGSSIDSFKKSIRDYEGDYLELEGYDWSYTHAERMKRQAIQLLHLMISYYRTAQDTTHIQSSLERLIQLDPYSEQALQQLLTHYLQQGKRTEAIKAYHHFKEKLIEELGISPSQSTNKLFNQVLCDNM, from the coding sequence ATGATTCGTGCCATTCTAGTAGATGATGAACCGTTAGCTTTGCAACTACTTGCACATAAGCTGGCAACATTCACTGGAGTACAAGTTGTTAAAACATTTACCAACCCATTGCATTTACTCGACGATATACAAGATCTTTCTTTTAACGTAGCCTTTTTGGACATCTCCATGCCAGGAATGGATGGAATCGATTTGGCCGACCACTTATTAAGTATAGATCCAACGATTAAAATTGTTTTTGTTTCGGCTTACCGTGACTATGCAATCCAAGCGTTTGAATTGAACTCTATTGACTACCTACTAAAACCTCTAAAGAATGAACGTCTTGAAAATACCATTGCGCGATTAACACATTCGCTCTCTTCTGTATTTGTTCCACAAACTGAATCAGGAGAACTATTGCAAATCCAATGTTTTCAAGAATTCATCGTTCAATATAAACAAGAGGTAGTTAAATGGAAAACGATAAAAATCAAAGAACTATTCGCCTTTTTCTTAACGTATCATAAAGAATCAATCCACCGTGATGTGCTGATTGAGACACTTTGGCCGGATACTGAATATGCAAAAGCTAAAATACAATTACATACCGCTCTTTCCCATTTACGAAAAACATTGGAATCGTTAGGCTTTTCTAAAGTGATTGTTTTCACTAATCAAAGCTATAGTATGAAGTTATCAAACTTCTACTGTGATGCACTGGAAATGGAGAAACTCGTTCAGCAACACACCGTGGCGACAGGGTCTTCTATTGATTCGTTTAAAAAAAGCATTCGAGATTATGAAGGTGATTACTTGGAATTAGAAGGCTATGACTGGTCCTACACACATGCTGAACGTATGAAACGACAGGCGATACAATTGCTACACCTGATGATTAGTTATTACAGAACTGCACAAGATACCACCCACATCCAATCTTCACTGGAACGTTTAATTCAATTGGATCCATACTCTGAACAAGCTCTACAGCAACTTCTAACACATTATCTACAACAAGGTAAAAGAACAGAGGCCATCAAGGCATATCATCACTTCAAAGAGAAATTGATTGAGGAATTAGGTATATCCCCTAGTCAATCGACCAATAAATTATTTAACCAAGTATTATGTGATAATATGTGA